From Salvia splendens isolate huo1 chromosome 16, SspV2, whole genome shotgun sequence, a single genomic window includes:
- the LOC121772256 gene encoding uncharacterized protein At3g28850-like, whose protein sequence is MGCATSKPKVCRSCHRPYSPVRRSYSMHVHHPPQKTGDSYHLVALTSSTLGSLKLDPLIQTLAADKSTDDRNQKPSIEDAEREKEKEKEIIPSVKEEFAMGMIEAKTWSHMIDSKIPKLPPMTPVITPPGEPETIDAWEMMEGLEDSSPLRPAHFRSFSFHVGAGADDQPTPRVKEISSDGDTETSSNDTSIVSEFDSGVIATLRKALVDLPPANPFHLQGIGEDEKQSEKEEKDKLIVYFTSLRGVRKTYEDCCHVRVMLKGLGVKVDERDVSMHSGFKEELKTALLAAEAGGIGLPSVFLGGKLVGGADEIRRLNEEGMLGKLVENCEPADDGGLAAGCEACGDVRFVPCETCSGSCKIYYDADSENIDADEDEDGNDGDDDDEECGFKRCPDCNENGLIRCPICCD, encoded by the coding sequence ATGGGCTGCGCCACGTCGAAGCCGAAAGTCTGCCGGAGCTGCCACCGCCCCTACTCTCCGGTGCGGCGGAGCTACTCGATGCACGTGCACCACCCGCCGCAGAAAACAGGGGACAGCTACCATCTCGTCGCCCTCACTTCCTCCACATTGGGATCCCTCAAGCTCGATCCCCTGATCCAAACCCTCGCCGCCGACAAATCCACCGACGATCGGAATCAGAAGCCATCAATTGAAGatgcagagagagagaaagagaaagagaaggagATAATTCCATCGGTGAAAGAGGAATTCGCGATGGGGATGATTGAGGCGAAGACCTGGTCCCACATGATCGACTCCAAAATCCCCAAATTGCCCCCCATGACTCCGGTGATTACGCCGCCGGGTGAGCCGGAGACTATCGACGCTTGGGAGATGATGGAGGGGCTCGAGGACTCCAGCCCCCTCCGCCCCGCCCACTTCCGTAGCTTCTCCTTCCACGTCGGCGCCGGCGCCGACGACCAGCCCACGCCGCGCGTCAAGGAAATCAGCAGCGACGGCGACACCGAGACGAGCTCCAACGACACCTCAATCGTCTCCGAATTCGACAGCGGTGTGATCGCGACGCTGCGGAAGGCGCTGGTGGATCTCCCGCCGGCGAATCCGTTCCATCTCCAGGGAATCGGAGAAGACGAAAAACAGAGCGAAAAGGAGGAGAAGGATAAATTGATCGTGTATTTCACGAGCTTGCGCGGTGTGAGGAAGACGTACGAGGATTGCTGCCACGTCAGAGTGATGCTGAAGGGATTGGGGGTGAAGGTCGACGAGAGGGACGTGTCGATGCACTCGGGCTTCAAGGAGGAGCTCAAGACGGCGCTGCTGGCGGCCGAGGCCGGCGGCATTGGCCTCCCCAGCGTCTTCCTCGGTGGAAAGCTCGTCGGCGGGGCCGACGAGATACGCCGCCTCAACGAGGAGGGAATGCTGGGGAAGCTGGTGGAGAATTGCGAGCCGGCCGATGACGGAGGACTCGCCGCAGGATGTGAAGCGTGCGGTGACGTCAGGTTCGTCCCGTGCGAGACGTGTTCGGGGAGTTGTAAAATATACTATGACGCGGATTCCGAAAACATAGATgcagatgaagatgaagatggaaatgATGGTGACGACGACGATGAGGAATGCGGGTTCAAGAGATGCCCCGATTGCAACGAAAACGGGCTTATACGATGCCCGATTTGTTGcgattga
- the LOC121772500 gene encoding binding partner of ACD11 1-like — protein MEYSKGQYMVEVIGLPPEASREDVYQFFINCGNIRHLQITRVSSDVSMAHVEFEDAYSVKVALFLSGSEIANQPVAISSCGTYNVDPSPSLFVEGQQSNQFVSSPGEAVTVMQQVVQTMIAKGYVLGKDALSKAKAFDESHQVSSSAAAKIAEFSKRIGLTDKIQTGVQAGKGIEEKYHVYDMTKTAAVYSGKTAVAAASAVVNSTYFAKGALWVSDVLDRAAKAAAHLGNKNSHVQK, from the exons ATGGAGTACTCGAAGGGTCAATATATGGTAGAAGTAATCGGACTTCCACCAGAAGCGAGTAGGGAAGACGTCTACCAGTTCTTCATCAACTGTGGCAATATTAGACACTTACAAATCACCAG AGTGAGTAGTGATGTCTCTATGGCGCACGTTGAATTCGAGGATGCTTATTCTGTGAAAGTTGCTCTCTTTCTCAGC GGGTCCGAGATTGCGAATCAGCCAGTAGCGATATCTAGCTGCGGAACGTATAACGTTGATCCATCTCCATCGTTATTTGTTGAG GGACAGCAGTCCAACCAGTTCGTGTCAAGCCCTGGGGAGGCGGTGACGGTGATGCAACAAGTGGTCCAAACCATGATTGCAAAGGGGTATGTGTTGGGGAAAGATGCACTGTCCAAAGCCAAAGCATTTGATGAATCCCACCAGGTTTCATCAAGTGCAGCTGCCAAGATTGCAGAGTTCAGCAAGAGAATCGGACTGACCGACAAAATTCAGACGGGAGTGCAAGCTGGCAAAGGCATCGAAGAGAAGTATCATGTCTATGACATGACTAAAACTGCAGCAGTGTATTCGGGGAAGACCGCTGTGGCGGCTGCAAGTGCTGTTGTTAACAGCACTTACTTTGCTAAAGGGGCTCTCTGGGTTTCGGATGTCTTAGACCGCGCGGCTAAGGCCGCGGCCCACTTAGGAAACAAAAACAGCCATGTCCAAAAGTAG